In the Lysinibacillus sp. PLM2 genome, one interval contains:
- the pi237 gene encoding hypothetical protein, which produces MAIKGAINTSKLAEEINKALLTYTNEVVERVDTLAEFLAKEGVKKLKLTSPKSSGAYARSWKASKIGRSWVIHNVKHYRLTHLLEKGHAKVSGGRTQAYPHIAPVEKELVDEYVKGVEEAIKG; this is translated from the coding sequence GTGGCAATTAAAGGTGCAATAAACACAAGTAAACTCGCAGAAGAAATCAACAAAGCATTGCTTACTTACACAAATGAGGTTGTAGAGCGTGTTGATACATTAGCTGAATTTCTAGCAAAAGAAGGCGTGAAAAAGCTTAAATTAACAAGTCCGAAAAGTTCAGGAGCTTATGCGAGAAGTTGGAAAGCAAGTAAAATTGGTCGAAGTTGGGTCATTCACAACGTTAAACATTACAGACTAACGCATTTACTCGAAAAAGGTCATGCCAAAGTTAGCGGCGGTCGAACACAAGCATACCCTCACATTGCGCCAGTTGAAAAAGAACTTGTGGATGAATACGTCAAAGGTGTCGAGGAGGCGATAAAAGGATGA
- the pi233 gene encoding phage capsid protein has translation MGNPVLIGAKLNLKRSSLKTVEEKLRSLFAKRDELSASIDGVENEEDLSAIENEVNENDKAIEETEEEKSTLEKEIEELEADLERSNQKKPKSRSKEPGGKGNMNPEELKELRSAINAYVRSKGTEVRAVDGFKLVDGGALVPEELLTPEKAVEDTVDLLQYVKRVPVKSASGKYPVIKKSGSKMNTVAELEANPELAKPTLSNVLFEIETYRGYIPVSQEVIDDADYDIVGLIDEEIRDQELNTRNFAISTVLKTATAKTVANLDDIITLLNTGFKTAYQVKLYVSQSLFNELDLMKDGNGRYLLQDDITVASGKRLKGKEIVVLDDDMIGAAAGDKVAFIGDAKAFCKFFDRKQVSVKWVDNNIYGQLLAGFIRFDVEVADTEAGYYVTYTPEVEGA, from the coding sequence GTGGGTAATCCAGTATTAATCGGAGCAAAGTTAAATTTAAAACGAAGTTCATTAAAAACTGTGGAGGAAAAATTACGTTCGTTATTTGCTAAACGTGACGAACTATCTGCATCCATTGATGGTGTGGAAAATGAGGAAGATTTATCAGCAATTGAAAATGAAGTAAACGAAAATGACAAAGCAATTGAAGAAACAGAGGAAGAAAAATCTACACTCGAAAAAGAAATTGAAGAGTTAGAAGCAGATCTTGAACGTTCAAATCAAAAGAAACCAAAAAGTCGCTCAAAAGAGCCAGGAGGTAAAGGAAATATGAATCCAGAAGAATTAAAAGAATTACGTTCAGCTATTAACGCATATGTTCGCTCAAAAGGAACAGAAGTGCGTGCGGTTGACGGTTTTAAGTTAGTCGATGGTGGCGCATTAGTACCAGAAGAATTATTAACACCTGAAAAAGCAGTAGAAGATACTGTCGATTTATTACAGTATGTTAAACGCGTTCCTGTAAAGAGTGCATCTGGTAAATATCCAGTAATCAAAAAATCTGGTTCTAAAATGAACACTGTGGCTGAATTAGAAGCTAACCCAGAATTAGCAAAACCAACATTATCAAATGTGTTATTTGAGATTGAAACTTACCGCGGTTATATTCCGGTATCTCAAGAAGTTATCGATGATGCTGATTATGATATTGTCGGTTTAATCGATGAGGAAATTCGCGATCAAGAATTAAATACTCGTAACTTTGCTATCTCAACAGTATTAAAAACAGCTACTGCAAAAACTGTCGCGAACCTAGATGATATTATCACTCTTCTAAACACAGGTTTCAAAACAGCTTACCAAGTAAAACTCTATGTATCTCAATCACTATTTAACGAACTAGATTTAATGAAAGATGGTAATGGTCGCTACTTACTACAAGACGATATCACAGTTGCTTCTGGTAAACGTCTGAAAGGTAAAGAAATCGTAGTACTTGACGACGATATGATCGGTGCAGCTGCAGGAGATAAAGTCGCATTCATCGGTGACGCGAAAGCATTCTGTAAATTCTTCGACCGCAAACAAGTATCAGTAAAATGGGTTGATAACAACATTTACGGTCAATTATTAGCTGGGTTTATCCGATTTGACGTTGAAGTGGCTGATACAGAAGCTGGTTACTATGTAACTTACACACCAGAAGTTGAAGGTGCATAA
- the pi232 gene encoding hypothetical protein — protein MNKRHIQFSSELQTRASENESEAIIEGYFVVYDQETELWPGAYEEVAPGALDESLRTKDIICLDNHDSRMVLASIGSNTLELKSDEKGLWGRAIIDLEDPNAKSAYRKVQTGKVKGCSFGFYPIKEERVERDDGTTKWRITEAELIEVSITAFPAYPQTDIAARQKDAEAMKKQKLEQRKAELKEKMKRG, from the coding sequence ATGAATAAACGTCATATTCAGTTTAGTTCTGAATTGCAGACGAGAGCTTCTGAAAATGAAAGTGAAGCCATTATCGAAGGGTATTTCGTTGTTTATGACCAAGAAACAGAACTTTGGCCAGGAGCATACGAAGAAGTTGCACCAGGAGCATTAGACGAAAGTTTACGAACTAAGGATATCATTTGCTTAGATAATCACGACAGCCGAATGGTGCTTGCTTCAATTGGTAGCAATACCCTTGAGTTAAAATCCGATGAAAAAGGGTTATGGGGTAGAGCGATTATTGATTTAGAAGATCCAAACGCAAAATCCGCTTATCGGAAAGTACAAACAGGAAAAGTAAAAGGCTGTTCTTTTGGTTTTTATCCAATAAAGGAAGAAAGAGTCGAACGTGACGATGGAACAACAAAATGGAGAATTACTGAAGCTGAATTAATTGAAGTCTCAATCACTGCTTTTCCAGCATATCCACAAACAGATATTGCAGCACGACAAAAAGATGCTGAAGCAATGAAAAAACAAAAATTAGAACAGCGTAAAGCTGAATTAAAGGAGAAGATGAAACGTGGGTAA
- the pi231 gene encoding phage portal protein — translation MAFWNRKKKTRSSTAYQIAIGSTDTVGYVKLSEHPDVLTAVDKIADLVSNMTIHLVENTDKGDKRVRNALSRKIDIEPCKNMTRKTWLYKIVRDLLLDGDGNSILHISVDGTTGLIDNLTPLQMPLVSYNDGNTIMDYTIDYGDTSYHPDEVIHFVLNPHPYYPYRGIGYRVALKDIVKNLSQANKTKNNFMSGKYMPSLILAVDAMTEEMSNKEGRDNILQKYIDETEGGKPWVIPADLINVHQVKPLSLKDIAIIEGMEIDKKTVAGLIGVPAFFLGVGEFKKEEYNNFVNTRLMSIGQRIAQTLTRDLLYDPNWFFRLNPRSLYSYDLNELIGAGKEMVDRIAMRRNEWRDWVGLDPDEDMEELIALENYIPANKLGDQNKLKGGETDE, via the coding sequence GTGGCATTTTGGAATCGAAAAAAGAAAACACGTTCTTCCACAGCTTATCAAATAGCGATTGGAAGTACAGATACAGTTGGTTATGTAAAATTATCCGAACACCCAGATGTATTAACGGCTGTAGATAAAATTGCGGATCTAGTTTCTAACATGACAATTCATCTTGTAGAGAATACAGATAAAGGTGATAAGCGCGTGAGAAATGCATTATCTCGAAAGATTGATATAGAACCATGTAAAAACATGACTCGTAAAACATGGCTTTATAAAATCGTTCGGGATTTATTATTAGATGGCGATGGTAACTCCATCCTCCACATCTCTGTGGATGGAACCACAGGACTGATTGATAATCTCACACCCTTACAAATGCCGTTGGTTAGTTACAACGATGGCAATACAATTATGGATTATACAATTGACTATGGAGATACATCTTATCATCCGGATGAAGTAATTCATTTTGTACTGAATCCGCATCCTTATTATCCGTATCGTGGTATAGGTTATCGAGTTGCTTTGAAGGATATTGTTAAAAATCTATCTCAAGCAAATAAGACAAAGAATAATTTTATGTCTGGAAAGTACATGCCTTCTTTAATTCTCGCTGTTGATGCGATGACTGAAGAGATGTCGAACAAAGAAGGTCGAGATAACATTTTACAAAAATACATCGATGAAACAGAAGGTGGTAAGCCATGGGTAATACCTGCTGATTTAATTAATGTACATCAAGTTAAACCTTTATCACTTAAAGATATTGCAATTATTGAAGGTATGGAAATTGATAAGAAAACTGTTGCTGGACTCATTGGAGTGCCGGCTTTTTTCTTGGGCGTAGGAGAGTTTAAAAAAGAAGAATACAACAATTTTGTTAATACACGACTTATGTCCATTGGACAACGCATAGCTCAAACATTAACAAGAGATTTACTTTATGATCCGAATTGGTTTTTCCGTTTAAATCCTCGTAGTTTATACTCTTACGACTTAAACGAATTAATAGGAGCTGGGAAAGAAATGGTTGACCGTATCGCAATGAGACGTAATGAGTGGAGAGATTGGGTTGGTTTAGATCCGGATGAAGATATGGAGGAACTAATTGCACTCGAAAATTACATCCCAGCCAATAAATTAGGCGACCAAAACAAATTGAAAGGTGGTGAGACAGATGAATAA
- the pi230 gene encoding terminase translates to MNLSHIDSENFKVALDYAESIISYKKVACVENRLAAKRFIEDLKRDDLDFRQEQFDFVIGLIENTVAHQQGEDLKGNPLKGTPLLLQPWQKFVIVNLLGFFNKDSNVRRFHESLLMISRKNGKTAFASALGWALSILERKSGSKLYILANSLKQTMESFGFLKYNVERLKDKTIRIRDNNQEHSISKNFSDEGSIFIQALANDPKRLDSLNSNLLILDEVHTWQSAKQYILMKNSQKAYRNKLLIAISTAGDLPNGFLAMRLEYCKKVLNESVVDDEYFIFICKADQDEKGNVVDYTDPKILEMANPSCGVSVEIEDLIRDAELAMNDPQTRGEFFNKTLNIFTSSLLAYFDINEFKYSDKQYTWSLEELAKLPINWYGGADLSKLHDLTAAALYGRYNYKGKEIDIAITHAFFPIVAAHAKAEEDGIPLFGWQDDGVLTMSNTPTVHYDDIINWFKKMKQMGFKIKKVGFDKKFGREFFLGMKKAGFKIVDQPQYFYKKSEGFRRIEMKAKNGNLYYVHNQAFEYCVQNVRAIEKTDDMIQYEKIDGDGGTQRIDLFDAAVFGAVQMLEDMTKASEAKDWLTN, encoded by the coding sequence ATGAACTTATCTCATATTGATTCAGAAAATTTTAAGGTGGCTTTAGATTATGCTGAATCTATCATTTCATATAAGAAAGTAGCTTGTGTGGAAAATAGATTGGCTGCTAAACGTTTTATAGAAGATTTAAAACGTGACGATTTAGATTTCAGACAAGAACAATTTGATTTTGTGATTGGCCTTATTGAAAATACAGTTGCACATCAACAAGGTGAGGATTTAAAAGGGAATCCATTAAAAGGGACACCTTTATTACTACAACCTTGGCAAAAATTTGTGATTGTAAATTTATTAGGTTTTTTTAATAAGGATAGTAATGTTAGAAGATTCCATGAGTCATTGTTGATGATTTCTCGTAAAAATGGTAAAACTGCCTTTGCATCCGCATTAGGTTGGGCATTATCGATATTGGAACGTAAGTCCGGTTCGAAGTTATATATTCTTGCAAACAGTTTGAAACAAACCATGGAATCATTTGGATTCTTAAAATACAATGTTGAGCGTTTGAAAGATAAAACCATTCGAATAAGAGACAATAACCAAGAACATTCAATCTCGAAAAATTTTAGTGATGAAGGCTCTATTTTTATTCAAGCATTAGCAAACGATCCAAAACGTTTGGACTCATTAAACAGTAACCTGTTAATTCTCGATGAAGTCCACACTTGGCAGTCTGCAAAACAATACATCTTGATGAAGAACTCACAAAAGGCATATCGAAATAAATTACTGATTGCTATTTCAACAGCAGGTGATTTGCCAAATGGTTTCTTAGCCATGCGTTTAGAGTATTGTAAGAAAGTGTTGAATGAATCAGTTGTGGATGACGAATACTTCATCTTCATCTGCAAAGCGGACCAAGACGAAAAAGGAAATGTTGTTGATTATACTGATCCGAAAATTTTAGAGATGGCAAACCCATCTTGCGGAGTATCAGTGGAAATTGAAGATTTAATTCGTGATGCCGAATTAGCAATGAATGATCCGCAAACTCGAGGAGAGTTTTTTAATAAAACATTAAACATATTTACATCATCGTTACTCGCTTACTTTGATATCAATGAATTTAAGTATTCGGATAAACAATACACTTGGAGTTTAGAAGAATTAGCAAAGTTACCTATCAATTGGTATGGCGGTGCCGACTTATCGAAATTACACGACTTAACAGCAGCTGCATTGTATGGCCGTTATAACTATAAAGGAAAAGAAATTGATATTGCTATTACCCATGCATTTTTCCCAATCGTTGCGGCACATGCAAAAGCAGAAGAAGATGGTATTCCGTTATTTGGATGGCAAGATGATGGAGTACTGACAATGAGTAATACACCAACAGTACATTATGATGACATCATTAATTGGTTTAAAAAAATGAAACAAATGGGATTCAAAATTAAGAAAGTTGGTTTTGATAAGAAATTCGGTCGAGAGTTTTTCTTGGGTATGAAAAAAGCTGGGTTTAAGATTGTTGATCAACCACAATATTTTTATAAAAAATCAGAAGGTTTCCGTCGCATTGAAATGAAAGCGAAAAACGGGAACCTTTATTATGTTCACAATCAAGCCTTTGAATATTGCGTGCAAAATGTACGAGCTATTGAAAAAACTGACGATATGATTCAGTACGAAAAAATAGATGGTGATGGCGGTACACAACGCATTGACTTATTTGATGCTGCAGTTTTTGGAGCTGTACAAATGCTTGAGGATATGACAAAGGCATCTGAAGCAAAAGATTGGTTAACAAATTAG
- a CDS encoding phage protein yields MREIKFRGKSLNGNWVYGHLHVIDTVGEGYTGLAIQTQHENSRPLSIQIQKGTEGQYTGLKDKNGKEIYEKDLVKLWNGDVVMVVWMKAGFYLNHSFYCRPLDGRIATGLEVIGNEFEK; encoded by the coding sequence ATGAGGGAGATTAAGTTTAGAGGGAAATCGTTAAATGGAAATTGGGTTTATGGTCACTTACATGTAATTGATACAGTAGGCGAAGGTTATACAGGACTAGCTATTCAAACTCAACATGAAAATAGCAGACCGTTATCAATTCAAATCCAAAAAGGAACAGAAGGACAATACACTGGTTTAAAAGACAAAAACGGGAAAGAAATATACGAAAAAGACTTAGTAAAGTTATGGAATGGCGATGTAGTCATGGTTGTATGGATGAAAGCTGGATTTTATTTAAATCATAGTTTTTATTGTAGACCTTTAGATGGGCGAATTGCTACTGGTTTAGAAGTCATAGGTAATGAATTCGAAAAATAA
- a CDS encoding DNA-binding protein, translated as MTGTFDFTPHNATEIVKEGKTYLIYCPPGMGKTSTLKYLPGKTLVLDVDRTSQVLKGNPDIDIIYVDNQNTWEYWEQLLTHLQSIKGKYDNIAIDNMSELERCLLSHLGFIGRNQGVPSQGDYQKMQFRVVNSFRWMKNLAERIVFTAWETTDLYTSADGQQYNRSYPQINMKILNNVLGLCDVVGRLMINQEGERGYVLQATNSIYAKNQLDDRKGCKQNEIFNENGGNE; from the coding sequence TTGACAGGAACATTCGACTTTACTCCTCATAACGCGACTGAAATTGTAAAAGAGGGTAAAACATATCTAATCTATTGCCCTCCAGGTATGGGGAAAACATCGACACTTAAATACTTGCCAGGTAAAACATTAGTCCTTGATGTAGATAGAACATCTCAAGTGCTAAAAGGAAATCCGGACATCGACATCATCTATGTAGATAACCAAAACACTTGGGAATACTGGGAACAGTTATTAACACATCTACAATCTATCAAAGGAAAATACGACAATATCGCAATCGATAACATGTCGGAGTTGGAACGATGTTTATTATCACATCTAGGTTTCATCGGTCGTAATCAAGGTGTACCATCTCAAGGTGATTATCAAAAAATGCAATTTCGTGTGGTAAACAGTTTCAGATGGATGAAAAACCTTGCTGAACGAATTGTATTCACGGCATGGGAAACAACAGACCTTTATACATCAGCCGATGGTCAGCAATATAACCGCAGTTACCCACAAATCAACATGAAAATATTAAATAACGTTCTAGGTTTGTGTGATGTTGTAGGGCGCTTGATGATTAATCAAGAGGGTGAACGTGGTTATGTTTTACAAGCAACAAATAGTATTTACGCAAAAAATCAATTAGATGACCGTAAAGGTTGCAAACAAAATGAAATCTTTAATGAAAATGGAGGAAATGAATAA